The Agromyces sp. LHK192 genome includes a window with the following:
- a CDS encoding metallophosphoesterase: MAGLTDAPRLGRFPAPSHVIAHLSDLHLLAGGAELGGRVDTVAALEQAVRQLERLGPMLDAIVVTGDVADLGESDAYHRARAALEPLAVRAGAELVWVIGNHDERGPFREALLDARPGADDDGESPLHRVTTVDGLRIITLDVTVPGWHHGDVTGEAVSWLAQVLAEPAPAGSVLAMHHAPIASPLALMDVLELRGQDALAEVLVGSDVRLILGGHLHYPTNGTFAGIPVSVAGAIAYTLDPSAAPRSLVGIDGGRSFSLAYLRADGATTAVVPVGDHPVVAEFGSDFLDEIERVDPVGRLERFSRKQAP, translated from the coding sequence GTGGCTGGACTCACCGATGCACCCCGGCTCGGCCGGTTCCCGGCGCCGTCGCACGTGATCGCGCACCTCTCGGACCTGCATCTGCTCGCCGGCGGCGCTGAGCTCGGAGGCCGTGTCGACACGGTGGCTGCGCTCGAGCAGGCGGTGCGGCAGCTCGAACGGCTCGGCCCGATGCTCGACGCGATCGTCGTCACGGGCGATGTCGCCGATCTGGGGGAGTCCGACGCCTATCACCGGGCGCGTGCCGCGCTCGAGCCGCTCGCGGTGCGTGCCGGCGCCGAACTCGTCTGGGTCATCGGCAATCACGATGAGCGCGGCCCGTTCCGCGAGGCGCTGCTCGACGCCCGGCCCGGCGCCGACGACGACGGGGAGTCGCCGCTGCACCGCGTGACGACGGTCGACGGACTCCGCATCATCACGCTCGACGTCACCGTGCCCGGCTGGCATCACGGCGACGTGACGGGCGAGGCGGTCTCCTGGCTCGCGCAGGTCCTCGCCGAACCCGCACCCGCAGGCAGCGTGCTGGCGATGCACCACGCGCCGATCGCGAGTCCGCTGGCCCTGATGGACGTGCTCGAACTTCGCGGACAGGACGCGCTCGCCGAGGTGCTCGTCGGCAGCGACGTCCGCCTCATCCTCGGCGGGCACCTGCACTATCCGACGAACGGCACGTTCGCGGGCATCCCGGTCTCCGTGGCCGGCGCGATCGCGTACACGCTGGACCCCTCGGCCGCGCCGCGCTCGCTCGTCGGCATCGACGGCGGCCGCTCGTTCTCGCTGGCGTACCTCCGCGCCGACGGCGCCACCACCGCGGTCGTGCCGGTCGGCGACCACCCGGTCGTCGCCGAATTCGGGTCGGACTTCCTCGACGAGATCGAGCGCGTCGACCCCGTCGGTCGGCTCGAACGCTTCTCGCGCAAGCAGGCGCCATGA